One genomic segment of Luteimonas galliterrae includes these proteins:
- a CDS encoding tetratricopeptide repeat-containing sulfotransferase family protein: MTALMHHDLRMLWQQARSAEAAGETAAALSAYLSILRQEPGHLHSRLRASVLEQGFGHYRQSRTHALMAADTICERSWADIAAVTRLLLAFDEGQALRDLIFGADWISVDIVRASPLLAQQLYLTGHVDDALALIDAVFARAADSEHLSYARANALRYSGRMDEATEEYERCLRLQPNYPYAHWALAYHRKSDPPLSRVDRIKRAQATLDAAAPEQAYFHYALFKEYDDAGETDAAWHSLAAGAAIKRKTIRYDPHAERQGFDTLRRTVDADFVGDTGLAPADATQVPIFIVGMPRTGTTLLERMLGNHSQVAAGGELRDFNSALCWETDSFIPTSVTDASVERLASADWARVGETYLQRTAPRYAGSRYLVDKNPMNFVQAGYIVKALPQAKILCLRRSPMAACFSNLKELFTNVAYGYSYDQTELADHYARFASLSEHWRRIVPERFAIVDYEDLVSDPVRASERIMKFCGLAFEPQTVDITRNTAAVATASSSQVRQPIHAQGVDAWRRYAKHLGPLRERLDSIRSDAP; this comes from the coding sequence CGCCGAGGCCGCAGGCGAGACGGCGGCCGCGCTTTCGGCTTATCTGTCGATCCTGCGCCAGGAACCAGGCCATCTCCACTCGCGCCTGCGCGCGTCGGTGCTGGAACAGGGTTTCGGCCATTATCGGCAATCGCGTACGCATGCCCTCATGGCTGCCGATACGATCTGCGAGCGCTCCTGGGCCGACATCGCTGCCGTGACGCGCCTGCTGCTGGCCTTCGACGAAGGACAAGCACTGCGCGACCTCATTTTCGGAGCCGACTGGATCAGCGTCGACATCGTCCGCGCCTCGCCGTTGCTGGCCCAGCAGCTGTACCTGACCGGCCACGTGGACGATGCGCTCGCCCTGATCGACGCGGTGTTCGCACGCGCGGCCGACAGCGAGCATCTGAGCTATGCGCGCGCGAACGCGCTGCGCTACAGCGGGCGCATGGACGAGGCCACGGAGGAGTACGAACGCTGCCTGCGCCTGCAGCCGAACTATCCCTACGCGCATTGGGCGCTTGCCTACCATCGCAAATCCGACCCGCCGTTGTCGCGCGTCGACCGGATCAAGCGAGCGCAGGCGACGCTCGATGCCGCTGCGCCGGAGCAGGCCTACTTCCACTATGCGCTGTTCAAGGAATACGACGACGCCGGCGAAACCGACGCGGCGTGGCATAGCCTGGCGGCAGGCGCGGCAATCAAGCGCAAAACGATTCGCTACGATCCGCATGCGGAGCGACAGGGCTTCGATACGCTGCGGCGGACTGTGGATGCCGATTTCGTGGGCGATACCGGTCTGGCCCCTGCCGATGCGACGCAAGTCCCGATCTTCATCGTCGGCATGCCGCGCACCGGCACCACGCTGCTGGAGCGCATGCTCGGCAACCATAGCCAGGTCGCGGCCGGCGGCGAATTGCGCGATTTCAACAGCGCGCTTTGCTGGGAGACCGATAGCTTCATCCCGACCTCCGTCACCGATGCTTCGGTCGAACGCCTCGCAAGCGCCGATTGGGCTCGCGTCGGCGAAACCTACCTGCAGCGCACGGCTCCGCGCTATGCGGGGAGCCGCTATCTGGTCGACAAGAACCCGATGAATTTCGTCCAGGCCGGCTACATCGTCAAGGCGCTGCCGCAAGCGAAGATCCTGTGCCTGCGCCGTTCGCCGATGGCGGCCTGCTTCTCCAACCTGAAAGAGCTTTTCACCAACGTCGCCTACGGCTACAGCTACGACCAAACCGAACTTGCGGATCATTACGCCCGCTTCGCTTCGCTCAGCGAGCATTGGCGGCGAATCGTGCCGGAGAGGTTCGCGATCGTCGACTACGAAGACCTGGTTTCCGATCCTGTGCGCGCTTCAGAACGCATCATGAAGTTCTGCGGCCTGGCTTTCGAGCCGCAGACCGTCGACATCACGCGGAACACTGCCGCCGTGGCCACCGCCAGCAGTTCGCAGGTACGGCAACCGATACACGCGCAGGGCGTGGACGCCTGGCGCAGGTACGCGAAACATCTGGGGCCGTTGCGGGAGCGCCTCGACAGCATTCGTTCGGATGCGCCCTAG